A genomic stretch from Arachis stenosperma cultivar V10309 chromosome 3, arast.V10309.gnm1.PFL2, whole genome shotgun sequence includes:
- the LOC130966133 gene encoding uncharacterized protein LOC130966133 — translation MAITPSSSESHTPTPKTILQPPSQPSLPPPQTPAENTECVKCDSCGFSEDCTPAYITRLRHRYQGRWLCGLCIEAVKEESMRSERDISTEEALNRHMKVCTQFRTLLSVPSLHETEHPISALGRVILRRMDSSPRRHLRSNSVGSMHPVNAVGPSSSLLRTGSCFPSLSR, via the exons ATGGCAATCACACCATCAAGCTCCGAATCTCACACACCCACACCGAAAACCATTCTACAGCCGCCTTCACAGCCGTCGCTGCCACCACCACAGACACCAGCCGAGAACACCGAGTGCGTAAAATGCGACTCGTGCGGCTTCAGTGAGGACTGCACCCCTGCATACATCACTCGCCTTCGCCACAG GTACCAAGGTCGGTGGCTGTGTGGGTTATGCATTGAAGCAGTGAAGGAAGAATCAATGAGGTCAGAGAGGGACATATCAACGGAGGAAGCTCTTAACCGCCACATGAAGGTCTGCACGCAGTTTAGAACGCTGTTGTCGGTGCCTTCTTTGCATGAAACGGAGCATCCAATCTCCGCTCTCGGCCGCGTCATTCTCCGGCGAATGGACTCTTCCCCGCGGAGGCATCTCAGGTCCAACTCCGTTGGCTCTATGCATCCTGTCAATGCCGTTGGACCATCGTCCTCTCTCCTTCGAACTGGTAGTTGCTTCCCTTCTCTCTCTCGTTAG
- the LOC130966135 gene encoding uncharacterized protein LOC130966135: MAENTRMKTMEAELKRLSQMIETVAEENRAERTRAQEATNLKFETIQSSLTQLLSDRSRQHSISHESPLGSNSGVDNYSRPWSQPRRVSFDLPKFDGNDALSWIFSADQYFEFFRVPPEEQIGLAAMHMTGSAIPWFQMSQRSAQFRSWTQLKRAIELEFGPSLFESPRELLFKLQQQGSVSDFYVEFVALANRTHIEPADALRDCFISGLRADIRREVKSQCPPSLMRAVSLARLYEDKFSTSPRNAPGPATSKSPSHDSSTPVRTFQRNSLPPLLPTPSQKPSLPPPRNPIRHLSPAEIQSKREKGLCYWCDDKFTAAHKCSNRQFMLMQVENDEVDVVVNSEDIVVSEGENLQQLDAEVIDHHLSYNAMHGASGHSTIRIKAHIGELEIQALIDGGSSDCFIQPRIAKFLNLSIEPAPGVQVVVGNFDIMQVEGRIPLLEVTLQGYKVLVPDVFVLNVAGGDLVIGTTWLKRLRAHIVDYEAAYIRFMHEGSLITVHGEKTNAIAQAEFHHIRRLMHTNSIAEAFTLQLQPHVEVAHSSLTLSDDIHPEVVKLLHSYAGVFAQPSGLPPQRRHDHCIPLIKGADPVKVRPYRYPHSQKAQIEFMVQQMLDDGIIQPSRSPFSSPILLVKKKDGTWRFCTDYRALNNITVKDCFPIPTVDELLDELFGASIFSKLDLRSGYHQILVSPEDRYKTAFRTHQGLYEWLVMPFGLTNAPATFQNLMNDVFRPYLRKFVLVFFDDILVYSPSFTLHLQHLETVLKLLQQECLFAKLSKCSFGTSEIDYLGHTISDSGVHMEKAKVQAIMEWPQPTNVKQLRGFLGLTGYYRRFIRHYASIATLPNFELPFEVETDASGTGVGAVLIQEKHPIAFFSKKLSPSLQKQSAYVREFYAITEAVAKFRHYLLGKKFIIRTDQQSLKALVDQTLHTPEQQKWLHKLLGYDYEIQYKPGQENAVADALSRCFFAAWSRPKAEWMGTLKSEIEADAQLQELWQQCVQNRQVDPHYTVRNGILLWKDRVVLPVNSSLIPLILHEHHDSPGGGHSGIAKTLDRIRSSFYWPNMHKDTRKYVQNCVICQQAKAETTKPAGLLQPLPIPHQVWDDICMDFITSLPPSHGYSVIMVVIDRLTKFAHFIALRRDFDSKTVSDAFIKHIVKLHGFPKSIVSDRDKVFISKFWQQLFHAQGTTLAMSSAYHPQTDGQSEVLNKTLEMYLRCFCFENPKRWLDMLPWAQFWYNSTYHNSIKMPPFKALYGRDPPSLVRYEISAGDELPLQELLLGRDKLIEQLKSTLLRSQQFMKTQADKHRRFIEFEEGDLVLVKLQPYRQHSVALRRSQKLGMRYFGPFPICRKLSSVAYRLELPAEAKIHNVFHISALKKFRGEKQEQYLPLPLRSSEEGPILSPHTIVNRRVILKNGQEVQQLQIQWGQGTGAERTWEDAAEFLQAYPDFNLEDKVEVEERGNVMNKGAVAKRGNIIVGQNDQKRAELVREIGHVEQGSNVQGVRRSSRRRTISRKWENHEQEIIVQELLKLKAHKDLMLLLEIELVLLLISRVVRGKGRGRVVETSRGRDRGRATPASQPAPITIPQSQPTNAPIPPSRPLNTLATPFQSAFITASPSHPLPKPKVFGMRRSRRLKLGIRKATSQPPEHIDLTFD; this comes from the exons ATGGCGGAAAACACTCGCATGAAGACGATGGAAGCGGAATTGAAGCGTTTGTCTCAAATGATAGAAACGGTGGCTGAGGAGAACAGAGCAGAACGTACTCGAGCGCAAGAGGCGACGAATCTGAAATTCGAGACGATTCAGTCATCCCTCACTCAGCTCCTTTCCGATCGGTCCCGACAACACTCCATCTCTCACGAGTCCCCGCTAGGTTCGAACTCTGGAGTTGACAATTACTCGCGTCCTTGGTCACAGCCTCGAAGGGTGAGCTTCGATCTTCCTAAATTTGACGGTAATGATGCGTTGAGTTGGATTTTCTCCGCAGATCAGTATTTTGAATTCTTTAGAGTACCTCCGGAAGAGCAAATCGGCCTCGCTGCGATGCACATGACTGGCTCCGCGATTCCGTGGTTTCAGATGTCACAGCGCTCCGCTCAGTTTCGTTCATGGACGCAGCTCAAGCGTGCTATTGAATTAGAGTTTGGCCCCTCCTTATTTGAGTCTCCCAGGGAGCTTTTGTTCAAGCTGCAACAACAGGGTTCCGTAAGTGACTTTTACGTTGAATTCGTAGCTCTTGCTAATCGAACTCATATCGAACCTGCTGATGCATTACGCGACTGTTTCATTAGCGGTCTCCGGGCCGATATTAGACGTGAGGTAAAATCTCAATGTCCACCTTCACTGATGCGTGCCGTAAGCTTGGCTAGGCTCTATGAAGACAAGTTTTCGACATCTCCGCGAAACGCTCCAGGTCCGGCAACCTCTAAGTCTCCATCACACGACTCCTCTACACCTGTGCGTACCTTTCAACGGAATAGCTTGCCTCCCTTGCTTCCTACACCATCTCAGAAGCCATCTCTCCCACCACCTAGGAATCCCATTCGCCATTTGTCTCCGGCAGAAATTCAGAGTAAACGAGAGAAAGGTCTTTGTTATTGGTGTGATGACAAATTCACAGCTGCTCATAAGTGCTCAAATCGGCAATTCATGCTTATGCAAGTTGAGAATGATGAGGTAGATGTAGTAGTGAATAGTGAGGACATAGTTGTGTCTGAAGGAGAAAATTTACAACAGCTGGATGCAGAGGTGATAGACCATCATCTCTCTTACAATGCCATGCATGGTGCATCGGGCCACTCCACTATTCGAATCAAAGCTCACATTGGTGAGCTAGAAATCCAAGCACTCATTGATGGTGGGAGCTCCGATTGCTTCATCCAGCCGCGGATTGCAAAATTTTTGAATCTCTCCATTGAGCCAGCTCCGGGAGTCCAAGTTGTAGTGGGAAATTTTGACATTATGCAGGTTGAAGGTCGCATCCCTTTACTAGAAGTGACATTACAGGGTTATAAGGTGCTGGTCCCTGATGTATTTGTTTTAAATGTTGCTGGTGGTGATCTCGTCATTGGAACCACTTGGTTGAAACGATTGAGAGCCCATATTGTGGACTATGAAGCAGCTTATATTCGATTCATGCATGAGGGTAGTTTGATTACGGTACATGGGGAGAAGACCAATGCTATAGCCCAGGCAGAATTCCACCACATCCGGAGACTTATGCATACCAATTCTATTGCTGAGGCTTTCACATTGCAGCTGCAGCCTCATGTTGAAGTTGCTCATTCTTCCTTGACTCTATCTGACGACATACACCCGGAAGTGGTGAAATTGCTGCACTCTTATGCAGGGGTGTTTGCGCAACCTTCAGGCCTACCACCACAGCGCCGTCATGATCACTGTATTCCTTTAATCAAGGGTGCTGACCCTGTTAAGGTTAGACCCTACCGCTACCCTCACAGTCAAAAAGCACAGATAGAATTCATGGTCCAACAAATGCTTGATGACGGGATTATTCAACCAAGCCGGAGTCCCTTTTCCTCTCCAATATTACTAGTCAAAAAGAAAGATGGTACTTGGCGCTTCTGTACGGACTATAGAGCGTTAAACAATATCACCGTTAAGGATTGTTTTCCAATTCCTACGGTTGATGAATTACTTGATGAGCTGTTTGGCGCCTCCATTTTCTCCAAGCTTGATCTTCGTTCGGGTTACCACCAAATTCTGGTCAGCCCTGAGGATAGATACAAAACTGCTTTCCGCACTCACCAAGGCCTTTACGAATGGCTGGTCATGCCATTTGGCCTCACTAACGCCCCAGCAACGTTCCAGAACTTGATGAATGATGTGTTCCGACCTTACTTGCGTAAATTTGTGTTGGTTTTTTTCGATGACATCCTTGTTTATAGCCCTTCCTTTACTTTACATTTACAGCACTTAGAGACTGTGTTAAAGTTACTGCAACAGGAATGCCTTTTTGCTAAGCTCTCAAAGTGCTCTTTTGGAACCAGTGAAATTGATTATTTAGGGCATACTATCTCAGACAGTGGCGTTCACATGGAGAAAGCCAAGGTTCAAGCTATTATGGAGTGGCCTCAACCAACCAATGTGAAACAACTAAGAGGATTTTTGGGTTTAACCGGGTACTATCGTCGATTCATTCGTCACTATGCCTCCATAGCTA CTCTTCCAAATTTTGAGCTACCCTTTGAAGTTGAGACTGACGCCTCAGGGACAGGGGTTGGTGCTGTATTGATTCAAGAAAAGCATCCTATAGCCTTCTTCTCAAAGAAATTGTCTCCTTCGCTACAGAAACAATCAGCTTATGTTAGGGAATTCTATGCAATTACGGAAGCTGTAGCAAAGTTTCGGCATTATTTGCTGGGAAAAAAATTCATCATTCGTACTGACCAGCAGAGTTTGAAGGCATTGGTTGATCAAACTCTGCATACGCCTGAGCAACAAAAGTGGCTTCACAAGCTTCTGGGGTATGATTATGAGATACAGTACAAACCGGGGCAGGAAAATGCAGTTGCTGATGCCCTGTCACGATGTTTTTTTGCAGCTTGGTCTCGTCCCAAGGCTGAATGGATGGGGACTCTTAAATCAGAAATTGAGGCAGATGCACAATTACAAGAATTGTGGCAACAATGCGTTCAAAACAGGCAGGTTGATCCACACTATACGGTCCGAAATGGTATTCTATTATGGAAAGATAGAGTAGTGCTTCCAGTAAACAGCAGCCTCATTCCTCTTATCCTTCATGAGCACCATGATAGTCCGGGCGGGGGACATTCTGGTATCGCTAAAACTCTTGATCGGATCCGTTCCTCATTCTACTGGCCAAATATGCATAAGGACACTCGAAAGTATGTCCAGAATTGCGTGATATGTCAGCAAGCTAAGGCTGAAACTACCAAGCCAGCAGGACTGTTGCAGCCCCTCCCTATTCCCCACCAGGTATGGGATGACATCTGCATGGACTTTATTACATCCTTACCTCCTTCTCATGGATACTCGGTGATCATGGTTGTGATTGACAGACTCACCAAATTCGCACATTTCATTGCTCTGCGTCGTGATTTTGATAGCAAGACAGTTTCCGATGCCTTCATCAAGCACATTGTTAAACTCCATGGTTTTCCCAAGTCGATCGTCTCTGATCGTGATAAAGTGTTTATTAGTAAATTTTGGCAGCAGTTGTTCCACGCTCAAGGAACCACTTTAGCGATGAGCTCAGCCTATCACCCGCAAACGGACGGCCAAAGTGAAGTCTTGAATAAGACTTTAGAAATGTACCTTCGTTGCTTTTGTTTTGAGAATCCCAAGCGTTGGCTTGACATGCTTCCATGGGCACAATTTTGGTACAATTCCACTTATCACAACAGCATAAAGATGCCCCCTTTCAAAGCTCTATACGGACGTGACCCTCCTTCCTTGGTCAGATATGAAATTTCTGCAGGGGATGAACTTCCATTACAGGAACTATTGTTAGGTCGGGATAAGTTGATTGAGCAACTTAAATCTACCTTATTACGCTCTCAACAATTCATGAAGACTCAAGCTGACAAGCATCGGCGATTCATCGAATTTGAAGAAGGAGACTTAGTATTGGTTAAGCTCCAGCCATACAGGCAGCACTCGGTTGCATTACGTCGGAGCCAAAAGTTGGGAATGCGTTATTTTGGGCCCTTTCCCATCTGCAGAAAGCTGAGTTCAGTAGCTTACCGCCTAGAGTTACCAGCCGAGGCCAAAATCCACAATGTGTTTCATATTTCTGCCCTCAAGAAATTCAGGGGCGAGAAACAGGAGCAATACTTGCCACTGCCACTCCGGTCGAGTGAAGAAGGCCCTATCCTTAGTCCGCATACCATTGTGAACCGCCGAGTCATCTTGAAAAATGGCCAAGAAGTGCAGCAATTACAGATACAATGGGGACAAGGTACAGGTGCAGAGAGGACATGGGAGGATGCAGCAGAATTCCTCCAAGCTTACCCAGATTTCAACCTTGAGGACAAGGTTGAAGTTGAAGAGCGGGGTAATGTAATGAACAAAGGAGCAGTAGCAAAAAGGGGAAACATTATAGTGGGGCAAAATGACCAAAAGAGGGCAGAGTTAGTTAGAGAAATTGGACACGTGGAGCAAGGCTCGAATGTACAGGGTGTGAGACGCAGTAGCAGAAGGCGCACTATTAGTAGGAAATGGGAGAATCATGAGCAGGAGATCATTGTG